A genomic window from Scomber scombrus chromosome 18, fScoSco1.1, whole genome shotgun sequence includes:
- the ccdc47 gene encoding PAT complex subunit CCDC47 — MRSAYLLIPALLLLLAFPVSRGRYNDDFDDGEDIADFDDNDFAEFEDMNDDMAAEAETAPPPRASPSSQPEEDEDEDEATVELEDGMDGFEDGDNQDQDMYSKYDQEEFEGIGDMEKTGHSMKDPLIIHTVPAHLQNSWESYYMEILMVTGLLAYIMNYIIGKNKNSRLAQAWFNSHRELLESNFALVGDDGTSKEAVSTGKLNQENEHIYNLWCSGRVCCEGMLIQLKFLKRQDLLNVLARMMRPACDQVQIKVTLTEEDMDTFVFAVGTKKAMARLQKEMQDLSEFCGDKPKSGAKFGLPDSLTILSEMGEVTDGVMDNKMVHYITNNADKIESIHFSDQFSGPKVMQEEGQPLKLPETKKTLLFTFNVPGMGNTSPKDMDSLLPLMNMVIYSIDKVKKLRLNREGKQKADRNRARVEENFLKQTHAQRQEAAQTRREEKKRAEKERIMNEEDPERQRRLEEAAQRREQKKIEKKQMKMKQIKVKAM; from the exons ATGCGAAGTGCGTATCTCCTGATACCCgctctgcttctcctcctggCCTTCCCCGTATCCAGGGGACGCTACAATGATGACTTCGACGACGGCGAGGACATCGCAGACTTCGACGACAACGACTTCGCCGAGTTCGAAGACATGAACGACGACATGGCGGCCGAAGCAGAAACCGCCCCTCCGCCGAGAGCCAGCCCTTCCTCGCAGCCCGAAGAAGAcgaggatgaagatgaagccACTGTCGAGCTGGAGGACGGCATGGACGGCTTCGAAGATGGAGATAATCAG GATCAAGACATGTACAGCAAATATGACCAGGAGGAGTTTGAGGGGATCGGAGACATGGAGAAGACGGGTCACTCCATGAAAGACCCTCTTATAATCCACACG GTTCCTGCTCATCTGCAGAACAGCTGGGAGAGTTACTACATGGAGATCCTGATGGTGACCGGCCTCCTCGCCTACATCATGAACTACATCATCGGCAAGAACAAGAACAGCCGCCTCGCTCAGGCCTGGTTCAACTCACACAGAGAGCTGCTAGAGAGCAACTTTGCACTAGTCG GTGACGACGGCACCAGTAAAGAAGCGGTGAGCACTGGGAAGCTAAATCAGGAAAACGAACACATCTACAACCTGTGGTGCTCCGGACGTGTGTGCTGTGAAGGCATGCTGATCCAACTCAAG TTCCTGAAGAGGCAGGATCTGCTCAACGTTTTGGCCAGGATGATGAGGCCTGCCTGTGATCAAGTG caaaTCAAAGTGACTCTGACTGAAGAGGACATGGACACCTTTGTGTTCGCCGTGGGCACCAAGAAGGCGATGGCGCGGCTTCAGAAGGAGATGCAGGACTTG AGTGAGTTCTGCGGGGACAAGCCGAAGTCTGGCGCCAAGTTTGGACTCCCTGACTCACTGACTATTCTTAGTGAGATGGGCGAGGTCACAGATGGGGTGATGGACAACAAG ATGGTACACTACATCACCAATAATGCTGACAAGATCGAGTCCATCCATTTTTCGGACCAATTTTCTGGTCCAAAAGTTATGCAGGA GGAGGGTCAGCCCTTAAAGCTGCCTGAGACCAAGAAAACGCTGCTGTTTACATTTAATG tgcCTGGCATGGGCAACACCTCTCCCAAAGACATGGACTCTCTGCTGCCTCTCATGAACATGGTGATCTACAGCATCGACAAGGTCAAGAAGCTGCGTCTCAACAGAGAG GGGAAGCAGAAAGCTGACAGAAACCGAGCCCGTGTGGAGGAGAACTTCCTGAAGCAGACTCACGCTCAGCGTCAGGAGGCGGCTCAGACTCGCcgtgaggagaagaagagagccGAGAAGGAGAGGATCATGAATGAGGAGGATCCTGAGAGACAACGTCGTCTGGAg gaagCGGCCCAGCGTCGTGAGCAGAAGAAGATCGAAAAGAAGCAGATGAAGATGAAGCAGATCAAAGTGAAAGCCATGTGA